One Streptomyces sp. NBC_00102 DNA segment encodes these proteins:
- a CDS encoding MFS transporter: MSDGREPAMTMTTGRGEPRRQRGSRVPRPDVAGGAAGAHGVRKGQLGFLTGTHVVNDLYQGALPALLPFLVSERHYSYSALSGISLAATGLSSVVQPLFGALADRSPRPWLVPAGFLVAAAGVAGTGLFSGYLLTWICAAVAGIGIAAYHPPATNQARAAGGSSQKAMSVFSVGGTLGGSLAPGCVTLVVGAAGLRGTWLLAVPALVMAALWVAKGPWMRARGIPEATVVDPAAGSRSGGSGVPDDWRLFGRLVVVAACWSVPYVTTVSLVSLFMIRELDSSQGAAAAVLTSFTLAGAAGTLAGGWAADRYGRLAAIRWGYVVSVPAMAALVLAPGVAVGAIGVAVLGFALFVPFSSQVTLAQDYLPHRPGTASGVTLGLTMSVGGLGSPLFGRLADAHGLRVTFGVVLAFLVISLLAALRLRERTPYVPAAAVAGGQEGSGSVG; this comes from the coding sequence ATGAGCGACGGACGGGAACCGGCGATGACGATGACGACGGGCCGCGGCGAACCGCGGCGGCAGAGGGGGAGCCGCGTGCCGCGGCCGGACGTGGCTGGGGGTGCGGCCGGTGCCCACGGCGTACGGAAGGGGCAGTTGGGGTTCCTGACGGGCACCCACGTGGTCAACGACCTGTACCAGGGGGCCCTGCCTGCGCTCCTGCCGTTCCTGGTCTCCGAACGGCACTACAGCTACTCGGCACTGTCGGGCATCTCGCTCGCCGCCACCGGCCTCTCCAGCGTGGTGCAGCCGCTCTTCGGAGCGCTGGCCGACCGCTCGCCCCGGCCCTGGCTGGTGCCCGCCGGATTCCTGGTGGCCGCGGCGGGCGTGGCCGGTACCGGGCTGTTCTCCGGCTACCTGCTCACCTGGATCTGCGCGGCCGTCGCCGGGATCGGCATCGCCGCCTACCATCCGCCCGCCACCAACCAGGCGCGGGCGGCGGGCGGAAGCTCGCAGAAGGCGATGAGCGTCTTCTCGGTCGGCGGCACGCTGGGCGGTTCGCTCGCCCCCGGGTGCGTCACGCTGGTGGTCGGGGCCGCCGGACTGCGGGGCACCTGGCTGCTCGCCGTACCCGCCCTGGTGATGGCCGCGCTCTGGGTGGCCAAGGGGCCCTGGATGCGGGCCCGCGGCATCCCGGAGGCCACGGTGGTCGACCCGGCCGCGGGTTCCCGCTCGGGCGGCTCCGGGGTCCCCGACGACTGGCGCCTGTTCGGCCGGCTGGTCGTGGTCGCGGCCTGCTGGTCCGTCCCCTACGTGACGACGGTGTCCCTGGTCTCCCTCTTCATGATCCGTGAGCTGGACAGCTCGCAGGGGGCCGCGGCGGCCGTGCTGACCTCGTTCACGCTCGCCGGGGCGGCCGGGACCCTGGCCGGAGGATGGGCCGCCGACCGTTACGGGCGCCTGGCCGCGATCCGCTGGGGGTACGTCGTCTCGGTGCCCGCGATGGCCGCGCTGGTCCTCGCCCCCGGGGTGGCGGTCGGTGCGATCGGCGTCGCCGTACTGGGCTTCGCCCTGTTCGTACCGTTCTCCTCGCAGGTGACCCTGGCCCAGGACTACCTGCCCCACCGACCCGGCACGGCAAGCGGCGTCACGCTGGGGCTGACCATGTCGGTCGGCGGACTCGGCTCCCCGCTCTTCGGCCGGCTCGCCGACGCCCACGGATTGCGCGTCACCTTCGGGGTGGTGCTCGCGTTCCTCGTGATCAGCCTGCTCGCCGCGCTGCGGCTGCGGGAACGGACGCCGTACGTGCCGGCGGCGGCGGTGGCCGGGGGACAGGAGGGTTCCGGGAGCGTCGGTTAA
- a CDS encoding FadR/GntR family transcriptional regulator yields MAVRPVQRTSLVEGAVAELRRLLAAEHWPVGARLPGEVELSRLLGVGRSTGREAVRSLIASGQLRSQQGSGTYVVSTAPVEEFDRGLRRAAVADVYEVRIALEVEAGRLAAIRRTDEDAAVLGELLAERSAACSDADLVDADLRLHHAVVAAAHNPVLAQVFDSFLGALRVAARDAVADGDVHGGPGGGDARAHEDLVAAIVAGDPQAAEEATRRNLEKALERLRG; encoded by the coding sequence ATGGCGGTACGGCCGGTGCAGCGCACCTCGCTCGTCGAAGGCGCGGTCGCCGAACTGCGCCGCCTGCTCGCGGCGGAGCACTGGCCGGTGGGCGCCCGGCTGCCCGGTGAGGTCGAACTGAGCAGGCTGCTCGGTGTCGGCCGGTCCACCGGCCGGGAGGCGGTCCGGTCGCTGATCGCCTCCGGGCAGCTCCGCTCCCAGCAGGGCTCCGGCACCTACGTGGTCTCCACCGCGCCCGTCGAGGAGTTCGACCGGGGGCTCCGCCGGGCGGCCGTCGCCGACGTGTACGAGGTGCGGATCGCCCTGGAGGTCGAGGCGGGCCGGCTCGCCGCGATCCGGCGTACCGACGAGGACGCCGCCGTCCTCGGTGAGCTGCTGGCCGAGCGGAGCGCCGCCTGCTCCGACGCCGATCTGGTGGACGCCGATCTGCGACTGCACCACGCGGTGGTCGCCGCCGCCCACAACCCAGTCCTTGCCCAGGTGTTCGACTCCTTCCTCGGCGCGCTCCGGGTCGCCGCCCGGGACGCGGTGGCCGACGGCGACGTGCACGGCGGCCCGGGCGGCGGCGACGCCCGGGCCCACGAGGACCTCGTTGCCGCGATCGTCGCGGGGGACCCGCAGGCGGCCGAAGAGGCGACCCGCCGCAACCTCGAAAAGGCTCTGGAGCGCCTGCGCGGATAG